Proteins from a single region of Gossypium arboreum isolate Shixiya-1 chromosome 1, ASM2569848v2, whole genome shotgun sequence:
- the LOC108472522 gene encoding nuclear transport factor 2-like, with amino-acid sequence MAMQEGSPVFTPSTQVIGNAFVEQYYHILHQSPNLVHRFYQDSSHLSRPDMHGNMTTVTTLQAINEKVLSLNYEDYTAEIKTADAEDSFEKGIILLVTGSLTGKDNVKKKFAQTFFLAPQDKGYFVLNDVFRYVEEKELQNSVPANGISEQASISALTPEPELTDDQLAKEPLNYSEEEDINNGAEVCDPLDKEEGSVVEEEVVEPQNIAGQNKRIVAVDSSPMVPDDAPKQSYASIVKVIKSKASTPVYVPTNNVGAKPVNQRPVLSAKIAPIPAAEVPNSDNAPGSSNDNEEAEGHSIYVRNLPYNATPQQLEEAFRKFGTIKCNGIQVRSNKQGFTFGFVEFENPSSVQSALEASPITIGDRQAAVEEKRTNSRVRSSGRARYNSSGKGGPWGDSFRARGNFGSGRGGYGRHEIRHPGDFLGQPKGSGGWNGDNNPKRVNRVEGVAIKGGQKQHDSTWE; translated from the exons ATGGCTATGCAGGAAGGAAGTCCTGTCTTTACTCCAAGTACTCAAGTTATTGGAAATGCTTTTGTGGAGCAGTATTACCATATTCTTCACCAATCTCCGAATCTAGTGCATAGATTTTATCAAGATTCTAGTCATTTAAGTCGGCCAGACATGCATGGCAACATGACAACAGTGACAACCTTGCAA GCAATTAATGAGAAGGTACTATCACTGAATTATGAGGACTATACAGCAGAAATAAAAACTGCAGATGCTGAGGACTCTTTTGAGAAAGGGATTATTTTACTGGTAACTGGATCCTTAACTGGGAAGGACAATGTGAAAAAGAAATTCGCACAAACCTTCTTCTTAGCTCCACAAGACAAAGGCTACTTTGTCTTAAATGATGTTTTCAGATATGTTGAAGAGAAAGAGTTGCAGAACTCTGTTCCGGCTAATGGAATCAGTGAACAGGCTTCAATATCTGCCTTGACACCAGAACCAG AGCTCACTGATGACCAACTTGCTAAGGAACCATTGAATTACTCAGAAGAGGAAGATATTAATAATGGTGCTGAAGTTTGTGATCCCTTGGATAAGGAGGAAGGATCAGTAGTTGAGGAAGAGGTTGTTGAACCCCAAAACATTGCAGGTCAGAACAAGAGGATAGTTGCTGTTGATTCATCTCCTATGGTTCCAGATGATGCTCCAAAACAATCATATGCTTCGATT GTCAAAGTAATAAAAAGTAAAGCATCTACTCCAGTTTATGTTCCTACCAATAATGTGGGGGCAAAACCTGTAAACCAACGGCCAGTTCTATCTGCAAAAATTGCTCCAATTCCAGCAGCAGAAGTACCCAACAGTGATAATGCGCCTGGAAGTAGCAATGACAATGAGGAAG CTGAAGGACACTCCATATATGTACGGAATTTGCCTTACAACGCAACACCTCAACAACTTGAGGAGGCATTCAGAAAATTTGGGACCATTAAGTGTAACGGCATCCAAGTTAGAAGTAATAAG CAAGGGTTCACTTTTGGTTTTGTTGAATTTGAGAATCCAAGTTCAGTGCAGAGTGCACTTGAG GCTTCACCGATCACAATTGGGGATCGTCAAGCAGCTGTGGAAGAAAAAAGGACAAATTCCCGAG ttCGTAGCAGTGGAAGAGCAAGGTATAATTCTTCCGGTAAAGGTGGTCCCTGGGGTGACAGTTTCAGGGCAAGAGGGAACTTTGGCAGTGGCCGAGGAGGCTATGGCAGGCATGAAATCAGACACCCGGGTGACTTTTTGGGACAACCTAAGGGTTCTGGTGGATGGAATGGAGATAATAATCCGAAAAGAGTAAACAGAGTGGAAGGGGTAGCCATCAAGGGTGGGCAAAAGCAGCATGATTCTACTTGGGAATAG